The genome window GTGATCTTTGACAACTAAATAGAGGTGAGAAAATGGAAAAAGAAATGAAAGAAAGACTGAAGAAAGCGAGGATCATCGATGATCACGTGCACCTCAGCATCCATCCGGAAAGCAGGGCCAAGATCGGATATCTGGAAGACAGCATGCGAAAGAACGGGATCGACCTTGCGATCGCGCTTGCGGCATATTTTCCGAGAAAGACCGGAAGCATATCGAACGAGACCGCGCTTTCCATAACCGAAGATCATGAGAATATCCTGGTCTTCGGAAGCCTGGACGCCGAGCATGACCTTGCTGGCGGCGTCTCGGAACTTGAATCGCTTCTTGAAAGAAAAAAGATCTTCGGGATAAAGCTTTATCCCGGATATCAATATTTCTATCCGAATGAGAAGAAGCTGGATGCTGTCTATGAGCTCGCATCGAAATTCAACGTTCCGGTGATGTTCCATTCGGGGCTTGCATACAGAAGCCCGGGCGGGATCCGATTCTCCAGGCCGATATACATCGATGACGTTGCCGGATCTTTCCAGAGCATGAGGATCGTGATAAGCCACCTGGGAGATCCGAGCATCAGAGAAGCGGCCGCCGTTGCGCACAAGAATCCGAATGTCTATCTGGATTTTTCGGGACTCGTGAGCAACACGACAAAAAATCAGGAAAGGGCCGAGAGGTGGCAGAAGCTAAACGAGGAATATATCGCAAGAACCGTGGCGGATGTTCTGACCGACCTTATGGGAACAGAGAAGATCATATTCGGATCGGACTGGCCCATATCGTCGCACGAAAAATCGCTGGCGCTTGTTTCAAGACTGCAAAAGATGCTCGATCTTGATGACGAAGAAGTTGAGCGGATGCTGTCGAAAAACATGCTGACAGTGCTGGGAATAATATGAACCCAACTCCGCTGCAAGCATCGGAGTATCCGGGTGGGTTTTTTATAAATCATTAATAAAACTAGTTGTCATGCTGAACCTGCCTACCGGACAGGCAGGCTTGTTTCAGCATCTTTAATGTTTTTTTCGAGATCGACACAACAGATCCTGAACCAAGTTCAGGATGACAATATTAATTGATTTACTATTTTCCACACTACTTAGCAGATTCAAATGAAATATGATGAACAAAGGAGGAAAAAATATGAACGAAACACTGAAAGGAAAGAAAATACTGGTAACGGGAGGGTCCACATGGGTCCCGATCGACAATGTCAGGGTGATAACGAATGTCTTTGGAGGAACAACGGGATACAGGATTGCGATCCAGGCAGCAAAGATGGGAGCGGATGTGACACTGCTCCTCGGACCACACAGGATCGAGGACACGACCGTCTTCATCGATGAACCTGTTGAAACTGTTCTCGCAAAAATGCAGAGATATATCCTCGAGCGCGAGAAAATAGCGGCAGCCGGAGGAAGACTGGAGATCGTCCACTATGACTATTTCCAGGAGCTTATGGACCTGATGGAAAAATATGTATCCACCAGGCAATTCCATGCGGTGATCCATTCTTCCGCGGTCGCCGACTATGCGCCGACGAAACAGGACGGAAAAATAAGCTCCGGCCTCAACGAGCTTTCCATCAGAACAACGCCCACCCCGAAGATCATAAGCCACATCAAAGACTGGGATCCGAACGTCTATCTCGTCCAGTTCAAACTGGAAGTGGGACTCTCCGAAGAGGATCTTATCGCCAAGGCTGTGGCCGGCATCATCAAGAACAGAGCGAACCTCGCCGTCGCAAACAACAAGGCGGGAACTTCAACCACGACCGCCGCGGCCTATCTCGTCGAAAAGGACGGGAGCTTCGTGAAGATCGATACGAGAGAGGAAATGTATGAAAAACTGATGTCGGAGATCGGGAAGAACCTCAAAAGGTGATCAATTGGACGGAGATGATTTCTTTATTTGCACAGGATGCAAAAAAATTATCCCAAAAAGGATAACTATTGCATACATTGCGGCAAAAGAAACGCAATAAAGGCAAAAGAGGAGAGTGAATCGGCCGGCGTTTTCAACCAGGAGGAATAAGATGAAGAAAAACATAATACTGGGAGTCACGGGAAGCGTCGCCGCGGTGATGCTTTTCAGGCTCATAGACGAACTTGAAAAGGACGGCTTCAAAGTGAAGCTGGTCGCAACTGGATCCGCGTGGCTCTTCATTTTTTCCGTGCTGATCCGGAAGCCCCAAAAGATCTTCAAGCTCCTGGCTCTTCTTGAAACAGGACTTGGAGAGATCACGGGGGTTTTCTCGAAAGAAAAAGGGAAGGTGCGGCACATTAATCTGGTGAAGTGGGCGGACCTGATGCTTATCGCTCCGGCTTCAGCCAACACGATAAGCAAGATCACGCACGCCATCGCGGATAACTATCTCACGACCATCGCGCTTGCGATGCCGGAGAACAAAAAGATCTTCATTGCGCCTGCGATGAATGTCGAAATGTGGAATAATCCCTTTTTCCGGGAGAATATGGAAAAGCTCCGAAAGGAAAAAATGAGATATTCGGTCATCGAGCCCGCCGCCGGAAAGCTCCAATGCGGAGATGAAGGCATGGGAAAGATGGCCGACATAAGAACGATAGTTGAAAGAGTAAGCAAGGGAAGGGCCTGAACGGTCCTTCCCCAAAATTTCAGAGGAGGCGGAAATGAGAAAAATAAACATAGCTGTATTGTCGGATGTTTCATCGGACAGGATCGCCGGAAAGATCGCAAAGGAGATCAGAAAAGGATCCGCGCTCGGGATAGAAAACGTATTCGAGCTGGAGACAAAAGACAGCGCCTGGGAAAGATCAATGGACACGATCAAGCATAACGACATAGATTTCTTTGTGACCCTGGCATCTCCGGACCGCATCCGCGAGATCAGAAAGATCAAACCGTGCAAGCATATCTTCACGGTCGGCTATTCCGAAACGGACAAGCCGCGTCTGGAGGAGGGGTTTGAAGAAGGATTTAGAACACTGAGAACGCTGAGATATAACATGCTGGCTGTAAAGAATGTATCGGGAGCAATAACGGATTTCCTTATGATCTATCCGGAAAAAACATATGACGTATTTGCGGATGAAAACGAATGGATCAGGAGCCTTGCGGCGAATATGATCAAACGGGAAAATGTCAGGCACGCGCAAAGCATAGAAGAGGAGAACCATATTTCGGTTCCGGATGAGGTGTATGAAAAATTCCATCGGCTCGGAAAGACGCTTTTTGAAAAAGGGCTTCTGCCGGTCGTCGACGGAGGAACCTATGGCAATTTCTCAATGATGTTCGGCGGCAGCATGTACATCACCGGAAGAGGGTCCGACAAAGGAGATCTTCCAAGGGATCATATCGTAAGGATCAACAGCGTTGAAAAGATCGAATTGACGGAAGAGATCGAATTGGACCATCTGCCGAAAGTTTTCGCGAGGATCTTCTATTCGGGAAAGGTCAAACCTTCGATCGATACGGCGATAAACCATGCCCTGCTCGAAGGAACGGAATTCAAGGCGACAGTACATATCCACACGGACAGGATCTTTGCAGATCTTCCCATGACCGGATACAACTATCCCTGCGGAGCGAAAGAAGAGCTCGATGAGATCATGAGCCTTGCAAGGAAGAATCCCGATGCAGACATACTGCAGCAATACAAACACGGCCTGATCATCTTGGGAAACGATTTCGATGACTGCATAAAAAAGATCGAGGATCTGTTCTCCGGCGGGATCTCGGCAAGAAAGATAAATGAAGATGAAAAGAAAGAGAAGGAATTCCTGGAGTGGGAAGAACATTACAAAAAGAACACAAAAGGCAAAAACGCGGATATAGATATCTATGACGCGAAAAACCTGTACGTGATCCAGAAAGGAGAAGCGAAAGTGGGATTTTTGTATATCAGGACAAGAGACGACACGATATATTTCGTCTTCTATTCCCTTGAGGAATTCACAAGAAAAAAACTGGGGCTTGGAGAAAAGGTCATCGACATCGTCTCGAAGATCGCGAGGAGCGAACAGTGCGGAAGGATCGGGATCCTGACGACCAGGGAATGCAACGTCATCCCCTACTATGAGAGAAAAGGATTCAGGATAACCTCCGAAGATGAAGGAGGATCGGTCTGGATGCAAAAGGAGATGCAATGATGGAAGAAAATGGAATAAAAACGAAATACTATCTGATAAAGATCGTAACGACAACAGAAGGAGGATATGATGGAGAATTCGCGGAAATAAAACATCACCGGGAATTTGACGGAACAGCTGACACGATCGAAGAAGCTGAACACTGGGCAGAGCAAGTTTATGTACCTACCGGTTCTAATGTTCCGAGCGTAACTCCTTATGCGATAAAAGGTGAAGAAGTGTATTTCGAAATGAAACAAAAAACAATGCTTGTAGCAAAAGCTGCAGCAGGAGAAACGACTAACACCGCTCATCTGATAAAATTAGCGGAAGAATCAGAAAAGGAGGCAAAAGGAAACAAAAAATAATACCGCCAACACAACGTTTGGCGGTTTTTTCTTTTACTTTTTACCTTCTAGTTTCTGAACCTCCTGATTATGCAATCCTATTTTTTTCAAATTATCTCCGAGATATTCTTGCATCTTTCTGGTACAGTTTACCCAACAGCCGACAGAGTTAATTGCCATTTCCAGAGCGTTTTCGAGCGTGTCGAATTTTTTATACTCTATAACAATAGCGTCATATTCTCTCTTTTCATTCTGTTCAATCGAGAGAATGATAATTTCATCTATTGTTACCAATGTACCCGCATCGATCCGCTGACCTTTCACGATCCTCCTTCCTTCTGCAAACAGTCTTGCATCGACCCTATGCACTTCTCGGAATCTTACGTTTATATACTCGTTGCCGGTTTTTTCCGTTACATACCTGCCTTCTATTATGAAACTAATCGTACTTTGCTTTTCAAACATCTAAATCACCTGTTCTTTAAAAGAACATACTATAATATCATATTATTGTATATTTGTCAACACGATTCCGGGCTCTGTATAAACATACTCTGACATCATAATACAAAGTACCGCCAACACAACGTTTGGCGGTACTTTTTTGCTTTTTTATGGAATATCCGGTTCTATCTGCTGATCGCGCTATTAATGTAATTTATGATGCTCTTTATCGCGTCTATGAAAGTTGAGTTCGAGCCCAAAGCGGGTGTTTCGAGCACTCCGAACCGGCCGATATCAGATCTTGGGAAAACATCGGGAATGTCGGAAATATCAATAGAGCCAAGCGTGACGATCTTCTCAAGTTTTATCTCATCCAGATAATAAGCATCACCAGCTGAAGCGAGACCCGGGAAATAGAACTGGAGCCTTCCGTCAGCCACGTTCGCACTGAAACCTGAAGTTGTAAATTCGGTAGAAAATGTCTGCCAGGAAGTAGTGAGATTTGGAACGTATGTCAGGCCATAATTGGTGTAAGGTGAAATGTGCTTGATAAGATTTATCTTCATATCATGCCCGGTAGAGGAATAGGCGGCAAAAGTCAAACGATATCTGGTATTCGGCTCCAAAGATATGCCGGATTCATACAGCTGCATATTGGTACCAATAGTTGTTAGCGTGGCCTTGGCCCCTTTCGTTCCGGCATAAGCCGGAGTTCCAACAGTGTAAGAACCGGTTCCGTTGGTATAGAAAGTCCAGGGGGAAGTTCCGGATTCGAAACCGGGATTGGTAACAAGATTGACGGCGATCGAAGACGCTAAAGTTGTAAAATTCATATCAGCTGAAGTTGCCAAGTTCCCCGCTGCATCCTTGCTCTTTACTCTATAGTGATAAAGAGTGGATGGGGTCAGATTTGCAAGAGACTGAGAATGAGAAGTTACCAGACTGGTATTCAATGTTGTGGAAGAACCATAGCTCGTAGTAGTACCATATTCCACCTGAGAATCGCTGGTCTCATTGGTCGTCCAGGAGACGGCGGCACCGGAAGAAGTGACGCCTGAAGAAGAGATAGCCGAAATGACAGGAGGGGTGGTGTCAGCCACATTAAAGGTGTAGTTGGCAGAAGCTATTCCGCTCGGTGTCATGCCGGTTTTCCAGGCCCCGGCCTTGAGAGTGGTGGCAGTGGAAACAGCGATGGGGGCAGTGTAGATCGGGGAAGCTTCAGTCGGAGTGGAATTGTCTTTAGTGTAATGAATAGTGGCGCCCGCGGTCGCAGTTGAGATAGTAATGGATTTAGCGGAGGTATAATTTCCGGCGGTGGGGTTGAAAGTTGGAGAAGCAACAGTATCGATCGGAACAACAGCTCCATTCAAGGCAATACTGTGGTTGCCGGAAGGAACGCTGACATTCATCCAGCCGGTGCCGCTGCTGATAACCGCAGCACTGGCGCCATCGATCTTTACGGAATTGATCCCGGGATAATATATTTTTACGCTTCCGGAGGTGGCAGAAGCGATCATTCCCGCTTTGTCTTTCATATAGATAGCGACCGGCACGCTTGATTCAAAACCATATGATCCGTCGCGGAAACTTTTTCCCTGCCGAATGAAATATCCGCCGTTCAGACCTGAGTTATGCCTATACCAGATCGCTGTCCCCTGGAACGATACGCCATTCTGATTTAATACACCAGCACCAGAAGATTCAAGAGCTGTATCAATCACGGAACCACCCATATCTACACTCGCTCCCGAATAACCCGTACCGGTGACACGAGACATCGAAGCTGTGGCATGGGTTGTATCGGAAGGATAAATGACCGTGACAATATTTTTCTTGTTTCCTGAAGTATTATAGGTAGGATAAATGTATTTATTCTGAAATATACCAGCAGAGCCGCTCACACTGCTCCTCATAGGGCTGGACTTAACAATGACAGAACTCGGCGGAGTGCCTAAAAAGATATTTACAGAAACTTTCTGATCTCCTACGCTGACGATATCCTTATTTACACTCCATTTATATTCAGTATTAGCAGAAACCACCGTAGGACTCAAGTCGGAATTAGGATGCCACACAGTATTCACATCCTTACCTGCCGTATTAAACGAAACTTCATCAAATGTGATCCAATATCCGTTTTTGCCGTCCTGGGGGTGGACAAAAACAAAATTTCTTATATGCTTTCCTGCGTTATCCGGATTTGAAACAGCGGGATTTGGGTTAGCAGTGGTATTTGGAGT of Candidatus Paceibacterota bacterium contains these proteins:
- a CDS encoding amidohydrolase family protein, translating into MEKEMKERLKKARIIDDHVHLSIHPESRAKIGYLEDSMRKNGIDLAIALAAYFPRKTGSISNETALSITEDHENILVFGSLDAEHDLAGGVSELESLLERKKIFGIKLYPGYQYFYPNEKKLDAVYELASKFNVPVMFHSGLAYRSPGGIRFSRPIYIDDVAGSFQSMRIVISHLGDPSIREAAAVAHKNPNVYLDFSGLVSNTTKNQERAERWQKLNEEYIARTVADVLTDLMGTEKIIFGSDWPISSHEKSLALVSRLQKMLDLDDEEVERMLSKNMLTVLGII
- a CDS encoding phosphopantothenoylcysteine decarboxylase, which produces MNETLKGKKILVTGGSTWVPIDNVRVITNVFGGTTGYRIAIQAAKMGADVTLLLGPHRIEDTTVFIDEPVETVLAKMQRYILEREKIAAAGGRLEIVHYDYFQELMDLMEKYVSTRQFHAVIHSSAVADYAPTKQDGKISSGLNELSIRTTPTPKIISHIKDWDPNVYLVQFKLEVGLSEEDLIAKAVAGIIKNRANLAVANNKAGTSTTTAAAYLVEKDGSFVKIDTREEMYEKLMSEIGKNLKR
- a CDS encoding flavoprotein yields the protein MKKNIILGVTGSVAAVMLFRLIDELEKDGFKVKLVATGSAWLFIFSVLIRKPQKIFKLLALLETGLGEITGVFSKEKGKVRHINLVKWADLMLIAPASANTISKITHAIADNYLTTIALAMPENKKIFIAPAMNVEMWNNPFFRENMEKLRKEKMRYSVIEPAAGKLQCGDEGMGKMADIRTIVERVSKGRA
- a CDS encoding GNAT family N-acetyltransferase; amino-acid sequence: MRKINIAVLSDVSSDRIAGKIAKEIRKGSALGIENVFELETKDSAWERSMDTIKHNDIDFFVTLASPDRIREIRKIKPCKHIFTVGYSETDKPRLEEGFEEGFRTLRTLRYNMLAVKNVSGAITDFLMIYPEKTYDVFADENEWIRSLAANMIKRENVRHAQSIEEENHISVPDEVYEKFHRLGKTLFEKGLLPVVDGGTYGNFSMMFGGSMYITGRGSDKGDLPRDHIVRINSVEKIELTEEIELDHLPKVFARIFYSGKVKPSIDTAINHALLEGTEFKATVHIHTDRIFADLPMTGYNYPCGAKEELDEIMSLARKNPDADILQQYKHGLIILGNDFDDCIKKIEDLFSGGISARKINEDEKKEKEFLEWEEHYKKNTKGKNADIDIYDAKNLYVIQKGEAKVGFLYIRTRDDTIYFVFYSLEEFTRKKLGLGEKVIDIVSKIARSEQCGRIGILTTRECNVIPYYERKGFRITSEDEGGSVWMQKEMQ
- a CDS encoding chitobiase/beta-hexosaminidase C-terminal domain-containing protein — translated: MLKTNFLKTLLVIIVAGFIFNSTVLKAQAVIHPFLIVKEGDYSALQAKAAQAPWGGWKANAISKSALVYDPSPTVLVGNNLVRTKSENMRNIVSGGALAYILDPANRTTYKNRIVTALKKWDDLLNTAEISDPSNIEHLAVGTAFLNSVLALDIIHDDVSGIDLAEIETKLARILTIQTKCPNCVVKNWLDMSPHRQNTYAIKGIWAIYTGADAATITTYANRYKADLYYSMSSSGVYLAGSSYGVTRMDSYIKESKGFFLDVLQFTGKDTTFYSSNQLSNFYEWLYGYSVTPNRKQAYIFGDTYPALTLGSYNGAARFRAYRFYNSGEPVKAAQYAVWSAGSTISNGLLLPYVLSGGNSLPALAKPTSRVFSDGGAWFAEGNQTDLSLAGAMWNIKRNSEFHSHYEMNALSLSSYGQIVLRNVGYLQTKDPYYRFAEWGNTVLINGENHVSKAGAGITEALTGGKLDYASGDSGTALAANLTGTPNTTANPNPAVSNPDNAGKHIRNFVFVHPQDGKNGYWITFDEVSFNTAGKDVNTVWHPNSDLSPTVVSANTEYKWSVNKDIVSVGDQKVSVNIFLGTPPSSVIVKSSPMRSSVSGSAGIFQNKYIYPTYNTSGNKKNIVTVIYPSDTTHATASMSRVTGTGYSGASVDMGGSVIDTALESSGAGVLNQNGVSFQGTAIWYRHNSGLNGGYFIRQGKSFRDGSYGFESSVPVAIYMKDKAGMIASATSGSVKIYYPGINSVKIDGASAAVISSGTGWMNVSVPSGNHSIALNGAVVPIDTVASPTFNPTAGNYTSAKSITISTATAGATIHYTKDNSTPTEASPIYTAPIAVSTATTLKAGAWKTGMTPSGIASANYTFNVADTTPPVISAISSSGVTSSGAAVSWTTNETSDSQVEYGTTTSYGSSTTLNTSLVTSHSQSLANLTPSTLYHYRVKSKDAAGNLATSADMNFTTLASSIAVNLVTNPGFESGTSPWTFYTNGTGSYTVGTPAYAGTKGAKATLTTIGTNMQLYESGISLEPNTRYRLTFAAYSSTGHDMKINLIKHISPYTNYGLTYVPNLTTSWQTFSTEFTTSGFSANVADGRLQFYFPGLASAGDAYYLDEIKLEKIVTLGSIDISDIPDVFPRSDIGRFGVLETPALGSNSTFIDAIKSIINYINSAISR